The following proteins are encoded in a genomic region of Desulfobulbaceae bacterium:
- a CDS encoding polysaccharide deacetylase family protein, with protein sequence MSSSSFPLMIKGFLCRLLFFSGMAEHKINQLAKRDALILMYHRILPMDKVDGSIEPGMYVTTESFSRHLSYLAQYFEILPLASLIFDSSLFLCDKVKPRCAITFDDGWLDFLLHAFPVLQRFNAPATVFLPTNFIGTDKEFWTDAVAKLLLHEQLLRQSLTTTSANADTLRSNIIVERILRADAASEEGRLDQVVSSLKCYRAEDIYRALDELRSIGAANATADRVFLNWDEVRSLKDTGLVTFGSHTAGHNILTTIEADEVCRELSLSKEKMIAEKVILAEEPLLFCYPNGNSNSDIAALVASAGYAGAVTTKEGWNGCCVNRFLLNRIGLHEDMSSTQAMFACRLAGLI encoded by the coding sequence ATGAGCTCCTCCAGCTTTCCCCTCATGATTAAGGGGTTCCTTTGCCGTCTGCTATTTTTCTCGGGCATGGCCGAGCATAAAATAAACCAGCTCGCCAAGAGGGATGCACTCATATTGATGTATCACCGCATTTTGCCAATGGATAAGGTGGATGGATCAATTGAACCAGGAATGTATGTGACGACCGAATCATTTTCTCGGCATCTCTCCTACCTTGCACAATATTTTGAAATTCTCCCTCTGGCCTCGCTTATTTTTGACTCGAGCTTATTTCTCTGCGATAAGGTGAAGCCGCGTTGCGCTATCACTTTTGACGACGGGTGGTTGGATTTTTTGCTGCACGCCTTCCCCGTGCTCCAGCGTTTCAATGCACCAGCCACCGTGTTCCTTCCTACCAACTTTATTGGCACGGACAAAGAATTCTGGACCGATGCTGTAGCAAAATTGCTCCTTCATGAGCAATTGTTGCGGCAGTCCCTTACAACAACATCAGCAAATGCTGACACACTTCGCTCCAATATTATTGTCGAGCGCATATTGCGTGCTGATGCCGCCAGCGAGGAGGGGAGGCTAGACCAAGTCGTCAGCAGTCTGAAGTGCTATCGTGCGGAAGATATCTATCGTGCATTGGATGAGCTAAGAAGCATTGGGGCGGCCAATGCCACTGCGGATAGAGTGTTCCTCAATTGGGACGAAGTCCGATCCCTTAAGGATACAGGGTTAGTCACCTTTGGCTCTCATACGGCGGGTCATAATATCTTGACAACTATAGAAGCCGACGAGGTTTGCCGCGAGTTGAGCCTTTCCAAAGAAAAAATGATAGCCGAGAAAGTGATTTTAGCAGAAGAGCCTTTACTTTTTTGCTATCCTAACGGTAATTCGAATAGTGACATTGCAGCTCTTGTTGCGTCTGCTGGCTATGCCGGTGCTGTGACCACCAAGGAAGGCTGGAACGGGTGCTGCGTAAACCGTTTTCTTCTTAATCGAATAGGTCTCCACGAGGATATGAGTTCAACCCAAGCGATGTTTGCCTGCCGACTCG